TCTGATTTGAACCGCAACGTATCATATTCTTACAGAGTATATTTTTCCGGCCCAAAGGTATAAATGTATGCCACGACATTTGTTCTCGCCGGGGTGTGGATAGTATCTGATATGAGAAGGATCGTACCTTGTCATTTTGCTGTCTGTCACATGTCTTGTTCTGGATGGACCAGATATTACCTCTTGGTTGAAGCAGACTGCACATGATATAGTACATTGTCGTGATGGTAGATAATAGATCGTATACACCCTGAGAGTCCCATATTTTCATTTTTATCATAGTACTGTTAGaggaaatgatcaatggagAAGAATCGGTGATCAGTATGTTATGCTGTGATGCGCATGTACATACCCATGCGACGGTGCCAAAGCTTTGTTGAATTGTCCATACCATATATGGGAAGACATGTACAGGATCGCACTCCTGTCCTCTTGTTGTCGTTCCCCTTGAGTCCAGTAACTAGTACAGGAATTGAAGACAAAACGCTTGCGGCAATGGCTAGTGTGTGTTGGTTGAATTCCCTCGTGGTACGTTTCGTTGCCAGAGCCCCGAGAGCAGTTCTTTCTGCAGCGGAGTATAGGGCTAATGGTAATTGCATTCTCAGAAGTACTGCAACATGTACACAATGGAATATCATATCAGTGGGCGAATGGTCTCTGTGCTTTCATGAAACTGTACAATGTCAAACAAAATCGGTCGCGCTGCACATTGTCTGCTCTTCGAGGTACCGCGTTTCGGAGCGACGCTGTAGAGGTCCCATGGGCTAGTGCTCGAAAAAGCGCGATTTCTCTTTGTTAATTGATGTATAATTAGATGATTTGTCAGTATATTGGCGAATGAAATCTTTGTCTCATTTAGCTCGTGTTTGCTTGCTCGGAAGCTGATAGGAGCCATAGGGTTCATCTCTGCTCTTGTCACTGAGAAGACTTTCTCAGCGATCTTGCTCCAATTATCTTCCTTTCCTAGTGGAACGTGATCGGTCTTTGTTGTCTGTAGTGCTTCAACCTGCAGTAACTCTATTGTAGGCGGTATACCAGCCTTCTTATCAAAGATTGCTCTTAACGCTTGCGTACATATCCATCAAGTAAAAGCAGTTGATATAAATGTCCCACATGTTCTTCCAAGTCTTACTAGCTCGCCTATCGTCATAATGGCCATGATTCAGCGTGATCCTTGTTATGCACGATGGATGTGAATCATGCAACTTGCATGATATCTGTCATCGTAGCCCATTCAAAGTCGAGGCTGGCTCCATTGTGGGTATTCTTGTAATCAATCAATGGAAATTTGAACACGTATTAGCAACAGCATTGCATGGACTGGATATTCACTTTTTGGCGATTAAATGGAGACCTCAAAAATTATGGCCATCTCCTATCACTAGAACCAATTGAAATTCGAGAAGGGCTCTTCGACAGGGAGTTGAAGTAGTTCAGCTCCAGACTTGGATGTATTTAGGTCCAGACAAATGAGCAACATCATCTTCTCGGCATCACATTCTAAGACGCCATGGGACTCATTATTCCCCCATTGTAGCGTCCTGAAACGTTCATGATATCGTCTGGTGTTCAATTAATTTAGGCTTCTGCTTTGCTTAATGTCATTCTGTATGAAGTGTTGATACGTGCGTACCagtgttttttttttgtcttttttttttcttttggctCGTTCAGTCGCTGTTTTAAACGCCATCATAGCTTTTCTGCCATGGGGATCTTGGTCTCGTCTGCCTCGCTAAGCGATATATATTACCTTGTGCAGTCTTCGAAGGACATATCAATAAGTACTTAATACCTCCAGATCATCTTCATAACCAAAAGAGTCCTTTAATTAAACCGAAGTAGGGCTGATATACGGCACATTAGATTGAGTGGCTGTAATGGACGGTGTACTCGTCGTATATCAATTTGTGCCACCATTTGCAGCCGAGTAGCTGCCTCATTTATAATCTGCAACAGCGTTTGGGTCGACATGGAGGTCTAACATTATAGGCCCTGGCGGGAATATGTATATTCGCTGTGATATGAGCTTCTCGGTATATTTGCGATAACACACGGTCCCAATGGACAAAAAGCTCAGTCCATAGAATCCGACCTAAGACAAAACTTGTCCAGTATACTCACCAGATGCGCAAAATGTCCTTTGTGGGTTATGGCTCCTCGAGCGAGTAGCCTATAAAGGCCGTTATGAGGCAGGGTGCGATTGTGATGGTAATCTGGATTAGACCTCATGAATCTGGAAAAGAACTGGATCTGGTGGGCATATCGTTTGTGACTATGACAGAAGGACCACATATCATATCTAGCATCATGTCCTAGAGGTACATGCGGATATCTTCCAGTATGCAGCCTTGAGTTCAGCCAGACATATGGTGCCACCCGGCTGTACGTCACATTGGAAAGCGTCCTTTCTTTTCAAAGTACTGTGAAAATGCTAGTTTTGAATGTGCCATCCTGAGCATATACCTCACGATACGTACCGAAGATTGCAGGAGTTGGCTGCCATACCGACAAATGCGGAACCTTCTTCTGTCAACTTCGCGCTTTCGCCGATTGAACCGCGCGCTTCATAGTAGGTCGTTAGATCCGTTCAATGACACAGATTTTATATTTTACCAATGCTATGGCTTTGTTCAACAAACCATGCTAGGATGTGTTCTAGAGACGCAGTTGTACCCGGTTCTTTCAAGTACGCCATGACTCTGGCGATTCGATGAGCTGAATATGGGATATAGTCATATCTCAGAACCGGATACAGTTTTGAGATGGACGCTAACTGGCTAGTAAGCTCTCGGAAATATCTTGATAAATGAGATGGATGGGGTCTTGATGATTATAAGAGGAGCTTGGGTAAAGCTcgtaagaaaaagaatgagGTCAAAAGGCAATAATTCAATAGAAACAGTGAAAGACAGCTATGTACTAACCATTCACTGATACCAGCATAGTGCTATTGCTCTAACTCAATGAAACACGGTACAAAAACAATGTAGAAACAAGCCACCCCACTGTACAATGTAAACGGACATATACACATAGTAATCTAAGGAACAAGACACTCATCCTCAGTCGCCTGATCCCAACCGGGACTCCTCCCGTCATACCAAAACTCATAGCTCATAACCGTATGATCAGCATACATGAGCAACAACCGATACCTCCTTGACGGATACCAGCCCCGCCAACTCTCATCCGGTTTATAAGCCCGGCTAGCCTTGGCATGGCATTCAGGTAATGTAAGTGGGGGTACATGTTTGTTTCCAGGGTCATTAGAGTCTGGCTCAAGGTCATAGAACCATTCTGGTGGTTCGATTTGGTCGCGGTGAAATGCGTCTTTCGAGGGCGGGTTATCGGCGCCGTCGTGCGGGTGGAATTTGTAGTGGAAGGTTATTTCGTCACTTTCGCTAACGTCGCGTGGGATGTAAGGGACGTCTGGGGGTATTTCGAAGCCCTGGATGGGGCTGACGCTCATGCCGAGGAGAGGGATGAGTGGTCGATCGCCGTATTGTTCctggctttcaaatgggACGATCCAGTCGACTCGGAAGGCGACTCCGGTTTCTTCGGATTCGGTAAGTGAAATCACCGCTGCGCGGCCTTTTTGGGAAGCAGCGACGATAATGCCGTGTTCCGGTATGTATTTGACCATATTAAAGCGGTCAGATGCGCGGATTGAGACAATTGGGTGTGTGAATGGCTGTCCTAAGGGCGCACCGCACACGACACTTGGGACTGACGCTAACGGATGACGAATCAAGCGGATATCGGTCTGTGAGAAGTGGATGATGGGGAATTCACGGACGGTAAGAGCTGGTACCGATTGAAGAGGCATTAGTCTCTCCGTTGGCCCATCAAAGTCATAAGGGGAAGAGTCATCTGGGAAGGCATCACGCAACATACGATCGAATACCTCGTATGCGAGAGACGATTCTGTTTCTCGCGACTCGCTACCGTGCGAGCGATTGTCATCCACGTCATTATATCCAGGATAGTCCACATCCCTGTCATCATAGTAGCCCTCGGCTACAGGCAGCTCGCCACCAAGGGCTTCGAAGAGTGCAAATCGAAGAAACTCCGCTGTGTTTAGGGGTCCATTGCCAGCTGGGCGAGGGATGCTAGGGACGTTTGCTCGAGGTGTTTGCTGCATCCCGGAATCTCTAGCATCCCGCTCGGGTTCTGCGTCCAGGTCAATATCGATATCACTATCGCTGTCTTGACTTGTATCCCCTTCTGGGAGTGAATCGTCGACGGCCCGGAAGCTAAAGGAGTCGGTGACGCCTATAGGACGGAGATTTTCGACGACAGCAGGGTTGTTAGTATCTTCTAGTGTCGTGCCATTACTCGCATTCTTTTCATCGGCATATGTTGAGTCGTTATTTATACTGTCATGCTTCGCGTACGATCTCTTCCCGGCGCTAATGCGACAATCTTGGTCGAATATATCGGGTAGGACAGGCTGCTCAGGTTCAAGCTTCACCGCAGGAGGAAAATAGTTGTACAATTGCGATGCGTTTGGTACTTTGCTGCTCAATCTTGTCAAATCAAGAACCCTCAGTCCTTCCTCCGTATGCCGCCGAGGTACACCGCCACACGCATCTTCTCTGGTCTTAACACGATGGAAGCTGCGAGGGTCAAGGGCTATCACGGCCCAACCACGTTCAGTACTATTTCAGTTAGCACGTTGGATACTAAAGCTCTGTGGACCTACTTACTCATTTTGCAATGAATGTGTGAACGACTGAAAGGAGAAACTGTTGAAATGGTACAAGTGCAACGGAGCCAGGCCTTCCCAGACTTTCCATACAAGCAGTTTATTATCGATATCAGTGCTAACCATCCACGCGCCGTTAGGATCAAGGTCACAATTGAGGAAAGAGACGGAGGGGATATTCGTGAAATGGCCCGTATATGTCAATTTGATATTCCGCGTGCGATAATTTTCCGGCATAAACTGTCGAAGTTGCGAAAACTGCGCGTCATTCTTGATCTCCAGCCAGGTTTGGTCACAATCGGAAAAATCATCATTTCCTTCAAGTGGATCGCCCGAATTCCTGCTCTTTTCAGAAGTAGGGTTGACAAGTGCGAATGCGAAAACAGTAATAAGTCCCGTGTTTGCTGTTACCGCAATCAACCGGGCGTATTTGTGGATAGCCAGTCCCCATGCGCTGGCTTCAACAAATTCAACAAAGAAAGGATCAACTTGAGAATCGTCAAGTGGGCGCGTCTGGTTGCTTTTCGCTGCGCGCACTAGGGCTGACCATATAGCTTCAACAC
This sequence is a window from Aspergillus chevalieri M1 DNA, chromosome 5, nearly complete sequence. Protein-coding genes within it:
- a CDS encoding uncharacterized protein (COG:S;~EggNog:ENOG410PQIJ;~InterPro:IPR014839,IPR036322;~TransMembrane:1 (i182-203o);~go_function: GO:0005515 - protein binding [Evidence IEA]), with protein sequence MASHSDAEGTAMHRPWVGLHMKALNVEKGAKRFSPAGDSVAPRTATWRNNLVALSQRRNLLFVAYLQQIYVWVPRGSFQVLGSKPEMIINPAMKNPQSPGYIAPGFPHAVNSLLVDDLGREEVLLLATDSGNVCAYRVEAIWSALVRAAKSNQTRPLDDSQVDPFFVEFVEASAWGLAIHKYARLIAVTANTGLITVFAFALVNPTSEKSRNSGDPLEGNDDFSDCDQTWLEIKNDAQFSQLRQFMPENYRTRNIKLTYTGHFTNIPSVSFLNCDLDPNGAWMVSTDIDNKLLVWKVWEGLAPLHLYHFNSFSFQSFTHSLQNDTERGWAVIALDPRSFHRVKTREDACGGVPRRHTEEGLRVLDLTRLSSKVPNASQLYNYFPPAVKLEPEQPVLPDIFDQDCRISAGKRSYAKHDSINNDSTYADEKNASNGTTLEDTNNPAVVENLRPIGVTDSFSFRAVDDSLPEGDTSQDSDSDIDIDLDAEPERDARDSGMQQTPRANVPSIPRPAGNGPLNTAEFLRFALFEALGGELPVAEGYYDDRDVDYPGYNDVDDNRSHGSESRETESSLAYEVFDRMLRDAFPDDSSPYDFDGPTERLMPLQSVPALTVREFPIIHFSQTDIRLIRHPLASVPSVVCGAPLGQPFTHPIVSIRASDRFNMVKYIPEHGIIVAASQKGRAAVISLTESEETGVAFRVDWIVPFESQEQYGDRPLIPLLGMSVSPIQGFEIPPDVPYIPRDVSESDEITFHYKFHPHDGADNPPSKDAFHRDQIEPPEWFYDLEPDSNDPGNKHVPPLTLPECHAKASRAYKPDESWRGWYPSRRYRLLLMYADHTVMSYEFWYDGRSPGWDQATEDECLVP